In candidate division KSB1 bacterium, one DNA window encodes the following:
- the speY gene encoding deoxyhypusine synthase — protein MARRSKSPYLRGPRIKPAPIAGTISVTELVDKTFLAYNAARLREAAHLLVEKVLREEVTVGLSLSGALTPAGLGLSCIVPLIEHGFVDWITSTGANLYHDAHFALDLALHAGSPFVPDPELRKHGVIRIYDVLFDYEVLLTTDRYLREVTAAPEFDMPMTTAQLHHLLGKYLAKRNEALGVQTESILVAAYRHGVPVYTPSPGDSSIGMNLAEHSLRGRPRLLDVMADVNETAAIVYDAKRKGGKSAVVILGGGAPKNFLLQTEPQIQEVLGIPEKGHDYFIQITDARPDTGGLSGATPSEAVSWGKVNPAQLPDTVVCYVDTTIALPLLTAYVLANAKPRVHKRLYDRRDQLLQALRQDFQKRQRRKR, from the coding sequence ATGGCAAGACGGAGCAAGTCGCCTTACCTGCGCGGACCGCGCATTAAACCGGCGCCCATCGCCGGCACCATCTCGGTGACTGAGCTGGTGGACAAGACCTTCTTAGCCTACAACGCCGCCCGCCTCAGGGAGGCGGCGCACCTGCTGGTGGAGAAGGTCTTGCGCGAAGAGGTGACGGTTGGCCTCAGCCTGTCCGGTGCGCTGACCCCTGCCGGGCTCGGGCTGTCGTGCATCGTGCCCCTTATCGAGCACGGCTTCGTGGACTGGATAACCTCCACGGGCGCCAATCTCTACCACGACGCGCACTTTGCCTTGGACCTGGCCTTGCACGCCGGCTCACCTTTTGTGCCGGACCCTGAGCTGCGCAAGCACGGTGTCATCCGTATCTACGACGTGCTGTTCGACTACGAGGTGCTGCTCACTACCGACCGCTATCTCCGCGAGGTGACCGCGGCGCCGGAGTTCGATATGCCCATGACCACTGCGCAGCTGCATCACCTTTTGGGCAAGTACCTGGCCAAGCGCAACGAAGCCCTCGGCGTGCAGACAGAGTCCATTCTGGTGGCGGCCTACAGGCACGGGGTGCCCGTCTACACACCTTCGCCCGGGGACTCGTCCATCGGCATGAACTTGGCCGAGCACTCGTTGCGCGGCAGACCGCGCCTGCTGGACGTGATGGCCGATGTTAACGAGACGGCGGCCATCGTCTACGACGCCAAGCGCAAAGGTGGCAAGAGTGCCGTGGTCATCCTGGGCGGAGGCGCCCCCAAGAACTTTCTCCTGCAGACCGAGCCGCAGATTCAGGAAGTGTTGGGGATTCCGGAGAAGGGGCACGACTACTTCATTCAGATTACCGATGCGCGGCCGGATACGGGTGGCCTTTCCGGTGCCACGCCCAGCGAGGCAGTCAGCTGGGGTAAAGTCAACCCGGCGCAATTGCCGGACACGGTGGTCTGCTACGTGGACACCACCATCGCTCTGCCGCTCCTCACCGCCTACGTGCTGGCTAACGCCAAGC
- a CDS encoding arginine decarboxylase, pyruvoyl-dependent, whose protein sequence is MFVPTKMFLTKGVGVHREELQSFELALRHAGIQFLNIVSVSSILPPGCKILSRERGLSLLKPGQIAFCVIARASSNEPRRQIAASVGVAIPADKTMYGYLSEHHAFGQTEKEAGDYAEDLAAAMLASTLGVEFDEDESWDNKRQIWKISGKIVHSRNITQSANVDKEGKWTTVVAAAVLLP, encoded by the coding sequence ATGTTTGTGCCTACGAAAATGTTTTTGACCAAGGGTGTCGGTGTGCACCGCGAGGAACTGCAGTCGTTCGAGTTGGCTTTGCGCCACGCGGGCATTCAGTTCTTGAATATTGTCTCGGTGAGCAGCATCCTGCCGCCGGGGTGCAAGATTCTCTCGCGGGAGCGCGGGCTGTCGCTGCTCAAGCCTGGGCAGATCGCCTTCTGCGTCATCGCGCGCGCCAGTAGCAACGAGCCCCGTCGGCAGATTGCTGCCTCTGTGGGCGTGGCCATCCCGGCCGACAAGACGATGTACGGCTACTTGAGCGAACATCACGCCTTTGGCCAGACGGAGAAAGAGGCCGGCGACTATGCCGAAGACTTGGCCGCCGCCATGCTCGCCTCCACCTTGGGCGTGGAATTCGACGAAGACGAAAGCTGGGACAACAAGCGGCAGATCTGGAAAATCAGCGGCAAGATCGTGCACAGCCGCAACATCACGCAGTCGGCCAACGTGGACAAGGAAGGCAAGTGGACCACGGTGGTAGCTGCCGCCGTTCTTCTCCCCTGA